A window of Marinobacter halotolerans genomic DNA:
CAGTCGTCATTGGGATCGGCGCTCGCAATGGCACAGGTGATACCGCCCTGGGCCGACACAGTATGCGACCGGGTCGGAAAAACCTTGGTGATACAGGCAGTGTTGACGCCGGATTCTGTGAGCTGCAGTGCGGCACGCATGCCGGAACCGCCCCCACCGATCACAATTGCGTCGTAAGACATGGTCTTGATGTTAGCCATTAATTAAAGCCCCCACAGAATCTGAATGCCCCAAACGAAATACACGAACATAATCAGTCCACACGCAGCCTGGAACAGAAACCGCGGCGCCGCTGCCTTGATGTAGTCCGTTGAAACTGTCCAAAGGCCAACCCAGGCATGGGCTCCAATAGATATCAGTGCCAGTAGAGTGAAAATGCGGAACCAGGTCTGGCTGAAAAGCCCTGACCAGGTTTCGTAGTCCACGTTCGTCGTGAGGATGAATCCAAATAGAAATAACGTGTACAGAGCAAGTACGTAGGCGGTGACACGCTGGACCATCCAGTCAAAAACACCGCTGCGGCCGAGGTTCGTTACGCTGTTTACCATACCCAGACTCCTGCCAGAATGATGAGAATGACCGACACTGCGATTGTCGCCTTGGCGGCGATACGACCGCTTTCGAGTTCTTCGCCGATACCCATATCCATTAACAGGTGCTTGATGCCGGCAACCAGGTGATAAAGCAGAGCAGACAGAATGCCCCAGGTGATCAGCTTCGCGAGGAAGCTGTCCAGCAAGTCATTCACCTGGCTGAAGCCTGCTTCTCCACTGAGGGAGAGCTGGAGCCCATACAGCATGAACGCAACACCAATAAATATAAGGATGCCACTGAT
This region includes:
- the sdhD gene encoding succinate dehydrogenase, hydrophobic membrane anchor protein, whose translation is MVNSVTNLGRSGVFDWMVQRVTAYVLALYTLFLFGFILTTNVDYETWSGLFSQTWFRIFTLLALISIGAHAWVGLWTVSTDYIKAAAPRFLFQAACGLIMFVYFVWGIQILWGL
- the sdhC gene encoding succinate dehydrogenase, cytochrome b556 subunit, which codes for MNSKRPVNLDLSKFHFPLPAITSILHRISGILIFIGVAFMLYGLQLSLSGEAGFSQVNDLLDSFLAKLITWGILSALLYHLVAGIKHLLMDMGIGEELESGRIAAKATIAVSVILIILAGVWVW